The following coding sequences lie in one Myxococcus xanthus genomic window:
- a CDS encoding POTRA domain-containing protein, whose translation MLALVLCVLVPGAARAQADDGGGFGAEVIAVELHLSGGADAQGLSDLVAVRKGQTLTPGAVRRSVERLWATGRFTDVVARTEPVRGGVRLMFQLTPVARLARLRFEGNAVLSDGELLEASSLLEGGPLDAEELQGAVSSVLQAYQRKGYDSARVSVTQEPVTDGIAVVLAVDEGLPTRVRQVTFSGSPGLPLSRLLEVLALQPGQVFDRARLSNSLEELRTLLRGEGYWRAQVGAPAVLVEGSFASVAVPLMAGPRYVVRFHGNRHFPPGVLERVLAHDVSEPMDEVVAGRLARRMEVFYRYRGFHDVRVRPREVLRSDGEVAALVFDVEEGHPLRVADVRFHGNHGLPMETLRALLAERVLAGMTRPELDLRMLDDPLNTEGRHGPELPGVAPPPPASTVYVEDAWLEAVEAMNEAYREQGFLSAVVAFRGLTVDVVGRTAVADFDVEEGPQARLVKVDFQGVPPGLTAWVMGRRMREGAPLSFDTVESSRQALEQELGRQGYLFARVTTETGVGEDGTQATVIFRADAGPQVKVGKILVQGLTRTDPDLVLANLAVEEGKPVALDELTEGQRRLARLGVFRQVDIALADPTRREDTKDVLVTVQERPRLDGQVSGGYFLVDGPRITLDTAYRNLDGLGLSLLARGKINYAGWSAEALSRDRRIACQQTAPGGGPAPGCDVELQGLNGLGGRGNLALAQPRLFFLLPLQVGARLDLIGERVHRPSYVSSRFAAAAAMDWAAATWLNLSLSYEVENNRLRSRAGVLELLNRADRERLRYPFGDFALHSLRPSATLDFRDDPANPRRGVVFVSSAEFTRGLSVRPTDVAGNRVDAYPIDGVKLSGSLSGYIPLGRRASVALSARAGTIIPLEEDAQAIGSKLFYLGGSSSLRGFREDGVLPEDVRGALQQRLRDCRALISPSGCSAELKAVLAGQVPASQGGELFTLGKAELRLPALSSVDLGLFVEAGNLWLDRTQFDPGRLRYTAGAGLRYVTPVGPLAFDVGFNLDPDESVNEATTQFHFSIGTF comes from the coding sequence GTGCTGGCGCTGGTGCTCTGCGTCCTCGTGCCGGGCGCGGCGCGCGCGCAGGCGGACGACGGCGGTGGCTTCGGCGCCGAAGTCATCGCCGTGGAGCTGCACCTGTCCGGAGGCGCCGACGCGCAGGGGCTGAGCGACCTGGTGGCGGTGCGCAAGGGGCAGACGTTGACACCGGGCGCGGTGCGGCGCTCGGTGGAGCGGCTGTGGGCCACGGGCCGCTTCACGGACGTGGTGGCGCGCACGGAGCCGGTGCGAGGCGGGGTGCGGCTGATGTTCCAGCTCACGCCCGTTGCGCGGCTGGCGCGGCTGCGCTTCGAAGGCAACGCCGTGCTGTCGGATGGGGAGCTGCTGGAGGCCAGCAGCTTGCTGGAGGGCGGGCCGCTGGACGCGGAGGAGCTGCAGGGCGCGGTGTCGTCCGTGCTCCAGGCGTATCAGCGCAAGGGGTACGACTCGGCGAGAGTCTCGGTGACGCAGGAGCCGGTGACGGATGGCATCGCGGTGGTGCTCGCCGTGGACGAAGGTCTGCCCACGCGGGTGCGGCAGGTGACCTTCTCTGGCAGCCCTGGCCTGCCGCTGTCCCGGCTGCTGGAGGTGCTGGCGCTGCAGCCGGGGCAGGTGTTCGACCGGGCGCGTCTGTCCAACTCGCTGGAAGAGCTGCGCACGTTGCTGCGCGGCGAGGGCTACTGGCGTGCGCAGGTGGGAGCGCCGGCGGTGCTGGTGGAGGGCAGCTTCGCGTCGGTGGCGGTGCCGCTGATGGCGGGGCCTCGCTACGTGGTGCGCTTCCACGGCAACCGCCACTTCCCGCCGGGTGTGCTGGAGCGCGTGCTGGCGCACGACGTCTCGGAGCCCATGGACGAGGTCGTCGCTGGCCGGCTCGCGCGACGCATGGAGGTCTTCTACCGCTACCGCGGCTTCCACGACGTGCGCGTGCGTCCCCGCGAGGTGCTGCGTTCGGATGGCGAGGTGGCGGCGCTGGTGTTCGACGTGGAGGAGGGGCACCCCCTGCGCGTGGCCGACGTGCGCTTCCACGGCAACCACGGGCTGCCAATGGAGACGCTGCGCGCGCTGCTCGCGGAGCGGGTGTTGGCGGGCATGACGCGGCCGGAGCTGGACCTGCGGATGCTCGACGACCCGCTGAACACCGAGGGACGTCACGGCCCGGAGCTCCCGGGCGTCGCGCCGCCGCCGCCCGCGTCCACTGTGTACGTGGAGGATGCGTGGCTGGAGGCCGTGGAGGCCATGAACGAGGCCTACCGCGAGCAGGGCTTCCTCTCCGCGGTGGTGGCGTTCCGGGGCCTGACGGTGGATGTGGTGGGGCGCACGGCGGTCGCGGACTTCGACGTGGAGGAGGGCCCCCAGGCGCGCCTGGTGAAGGTGGACTTCCAGGGTGTGCCACCGGGCCTGACGGCCTGGGTCATGGGCCGGCGCATGCGCGAGGGCGCGCCGCTGAGCTTCGACACGGTGGAGTCCTCGCGTCAGGCGCTGGAGCAGGAGCTGGGGCGGCAGGGTTACCTCTTCGCGCGCGTCACCACGGAGACGGGCGTGGGCGAGGACGGGACGCAGGCGACCGTCATCTTCCGCGCGGACGCGGGCCCGCAGGTGAAGGTCGGGAAGATTCTGGTGCAGGGCCTGACGCGCACGGACCCGGACCTGGTGCTGGCCAATCTCGCGGTGGAGGAGGGCAAGCCCGTCGCGCTGGATGAGCTGACGGAGGGCCAGCGCCGGTTGGCGCGCCTGGGCGTGTTCCGTCAGGTGGACATCGCGCTGGCGGACCCCACCCGGCGCGAGGACACCAAGGACGTGCTGGTGACGGTCCAGGAGCGGCCCCGGCTGGATGGCCAGGTGTCTGGCGGTTACTTCCTGGTGGATGGTCCCCGCATCACGCTCGACACGGCCTACCGCAACCTGGACGGGCTGGGGCTCAGCCTGCTGGCGCGCGGGAAGATCAACTACGCGGGTTGGAGCGCGGAGGCGCTGTCTCGGGACCGGCGCATCGCCTGCCAGCAGACGGCTCCCGGTGGTGGTCCGGCTCCGGGCTGTGACGTGGAGCTCCAGGGGCTCAATGGCCTGGGAGGCCGGGGCAACCTCGCGCTGGCGCAGCCGCGGCTGTTCTTCCTGCTGCCGCTGCAGGTGGGCGCCCGCCTGGACCTCATTGGCGAGCGCGTGCACCGGCCTTCCTACGTGTCCTCGCGGTTCGCGGCGGCGGCCGCCATGGACTGGGCCGCGGCGACGTGGCTCAACCTGTCGCTGTCCTACGAGGTGGAGAACAACCGGCTGCGCTCGCGCGCGGGCGTGCTGGAGTTGCTCAACCGCGCCGACCGGGAGCGGCTGCGCTACCCGTTCGGCGACTTCGCGCTGCATTCGTTGCGTCCCTCCGCCACGCTCGACTTCCGGGACGACCCGGCCAACCCTCGCCGAGGCGTGGTGTTCGTCTCCAGCGCGGAGTTCACCCGTGGCTTGAGCGTGCGTCCCACGGACGTAGCGGGCAACCGCGTGGATGCGTACCCCATCGACGGCGTGAAGCTGTCGGGCAGCCTCAGTGGTTACATCCCCCTGGGGCGGCGGGCGAGCGTGGCGCTGTCCGCGCGCGCGGGCACCATCATCCCGTTGGAGGAGGATGCCCAGGCCATTGGCTCGAAGCTGTTCTACCTGGGCGGCTCTTCGAGCCTGCGCGGCTTCCGCGAGGACGGCGTGCTGCCGGAGGACGTCCGCGGCGCGTTGCAGCAGCGGCTGCGCGACTGCCGGGCGCTGATTTCTCCGTCGGGGTGCTCCGCAGAGCTGAAGGCCGTGCTCGCGGGGCAGGTGCCGGCGAGCCAGGGCGGCGAGCTCTTCACCCTGGGCAAGGCGGAGTTGCGCCTGCCGGCCCTGTCCTCCGTGGACCTGGGGCTCTTCGTCGAAGCGGGCAACCTGTGGCTGGACCGGACGCAGTTCGACCCAGGCCGGCTGCGCTACACGGCGGGCGCGGGCCTGCGCTACGTGACGCCCGTGGGGCCGCTGGCCTTCGATGTGGGCTTCAACCTGGACCCGGACGAGTCGGTGAATGAGGCCACCACGCAGTTCCACTTCAGCATCGGGACGTTCTGA
- a CDS encoding translocation/assembly module TamB domain-containing protein produces the protein MSSQSRHGARRALLLVLLVLSGSVLLLRMPETWEVACTLGRRHLPDVLGLDVGLGRCELDPLGSRVVVHGFSLFLPGTDSPLVAVDRAEVQLGFLQPLRGRLTLAQVKASRPRVALDLSQPSAPSEPKSNFCFLEPLEHLRVAKLDISGAELRLALPEGRRVEVDELDVRWDEQWGVIELDVEARRGRVRLGPDGRELALGQLVIAGALDPDEALLELERAEVSLDDITTTVSGRVDSLCAPRLALDAQVFLPLRALYQARLIPSPATGHLWSRVSIAGKVASPAVSLELSGNSLGYGDFGPTNLHARLSYSGEDVRLEELTLPVGAGKVRATGRLGLTPNFPLEVSLTTEDASLGRILDRAGVKGSWVDFPATLDARLSGNLLPRFSLSGPLDLRTGKFVLATHAFDTQPKDGLTILEFDKARAQAQVKLQPDRVAFSHVNAEVGHSRVTGDVVLLLAGGLGLDIHGQGDVDLADFGHIAGLPWAGRGHATYAITGPAADVKVEAGLSFRDFEFWNLSLGVMQGKLAYKDNLLTFPAFSGQKGRTQYYGKAGVSFGRLLNLRLEVNVPQGRNEDLVDVVAGLSPSLAVMQGTLGGTATGRVEVDSPVEKLEGLVAFDVKDTTYLGRRMGDGAARLRFVDGKAMVLERTTLTGPLGRTWAEGTFAFAGGLDYRFGGDGLSLAEAVDPELAERMGIQGTMVMDGVVSGTADVPVVDVTLRAPRVTFAERNLGAMDLTGRMVGKNFEVWGHPFRDATGRIRMKVQENWPYEAQGSFSLPEIRPLLPDAPLWAGVSGALSGTVSAKGLLLEPAGSQVNATVERLVLSRDDLRGENAGPIVLAYAAGRTDVQPFRFTGQHVDLSLGGWMSPRGLNVTLRGGLDLRLLESLMPAMVERSSGRITVDAEASGTLEKPSVVGSAELFDMRLALRDWPVQVRNMAGRVEMTGQRVLVEHLQGQLNEGRVSARGDVRLERFLPQRLGLTIQLDEVPYRLTEDLPATFSGLLQVIGPPKGFTVTGGMDIVKMRYQKALDVDALLKTMQKRTTHLAAGSSSSSGEPPKPWVIWDVNVHFGDVRVDNNLAKARLLGDVRLTGTDLRPGLLGRVELAEGSQAFFRNNPFTISQGQLEFQDPTQIDPIFEVQAQTQVREYVVKLHAFGKPSDPQILLSSEPALVEGDIVSLLTLGFTSSDQDTAASASAGLAAEALFNVSGLDRQLQRFLPSNPVLRDLSLQISTTYNDATRQAEPTAQLESKFLSEQLKIGMTQPVSGRGTRARAEYRFDDRLSAQAQWDNENNEASFGNLGLELKLSWEVE, from the coding sequence TTGTCCTCTCAGAGCCGCCACGGTGCGCGCAGGGCGCTGCTGTTGGTGCTCCTCGTCTTGTCGGGGAGCGTGCTCCTGTTGCGCATGCCGGAGACCTGGGAGGTGGCGTGCACGCTGGGCCGCCGGCACCTGCCCGACGTGCTGGGCCTGGACGTGGGGCTCGGCCGCTGCGAGTTGGACCCGCTGGGCTCCCGCGTGGTGGTGCACGGCTTCTCGCTGTTCCTTCCCGGCACGGACTCGCCGCTGGTGGCCGTGGACAGGGCGGAGGTGCAGCTTGGTTTCCTCCAGCCGCTTCGGGGCCGGCTGACGCTGGCCCAGGTGAAGGCGTCCCGGCCGCGCGTGGCGCTGGATTTGTCGCAGCCCTCCGCACCGTCCGAGCCCAAATCCAACTTCTGCTTCCTGGAGCCGCTCGAGCACCTGCGCGTGGCGAAGCTCGACATCTCCGGCGCGGAGCTGCGCCTGGCGCTGCCCGAGGGCCGGCGCGTGGAGGTGGACGAACTGGACGTCCGCTGGGACGAGCAGTGGGGTGTCATCGAGTTGGACGTGGAGGCCCGGCGCGGCCGGGTGCGCCTGGGCCCGGACGGACGCGAGCTGGCGCTAGGGCAGCTGGTCATCGCGGGCGCGTTGGACCCGGACGAGGCCCTGCTGGAGCTGGAGCGCGCCGAGGTGTCGCTGGACGACATCACCACCACGGTGTCCGGCCGCGTGGATTCGCTGTGCGCGCCGCGGCTGGCCTTGGACGCGCAGGTGTTCCTCCCGCTGCGCGCGCTCTACCAGGCGCGGCTGATTCCCAGCCCCGCGACAGGGCACCTCTGGTCGCGTGTGTCCATCGCGGGGAAGGTGGCGTCCCCCGCGGTGTCGCTGGAGCTGTCGGGCAACAGCCTGGGCTACGGGGACTTCGGCCCGACGAACCTGCACGCGCGCCTGTCGTACTCGGGTGAAGACGTCCGGCTGGAGGAGCTCACCCTGCCCGTGGGCGCGGGCAAGGTGCGCGCGACGGGGCGGCTGGGGCTCACGCCGAACTTCCCGCTGGAGGTGTCGCTGACGACGGAGGACGCGTCGTTGGGCCGCATCCTGGACCGGGCAGGCGTGAAGGGTTCCTGGGTGGATTTCCCGGCCACGCTGGACGCTCGGCTGTCCGGCAACCTGCTGCCGCGCTTCTCCCTGTCGGGCCCGTTGGACCTGCGGACCGGGAAGTTCGTGCTGGCCACACATGCGTTCGACACGCAGCCTAAGGACGGGCTCACGATTCTGGAGTTCGACAAGGCCCGCGCGCAGGCGCAGGTGAAGCTCCAGCCGGACCGCGTGGCCTTCAGCCACGTCAACGCGGAGGTGGGCCACTCGCGCGTGACGGGCGATGTCGTGCTCCTGCTGGCGGGCGGGCTGGGCCTGGACATCCACGGGCAGGGCGACGTGGACCTGGCGGACTTCGGCCACATCGCGGGCCTGCCCTGGGCCGGACGGGGCCACGCCACGTACGCGATTACGGGACCCGCGGCGGACGTGAAGGTGGAGGCGGGCCTGTCCTTCCGCGACTTCGAGTTCTGGAACCTGTCGTTGGGGGTGATGCAGGGGAAGCTGGCCTACAAGGACAACCTGCTCACGTTCCCCGCCTTCTCCGGCCAGAAGGGGCGCACGCAGTACTACGGCAAGGCGGGCGTGTCCTTCGGGCGGCTGCTCAACCTGCGCCTGGAGGTGAACGTCCCCCAGGGGCGAAACGAGGACCTGGTGGACGTGGTGGCGGGCCTGAGTCCGTCGCTCGCGGTGATGCAGGGCACGCTGGGGGGAACGGCTACCGGCCGCGTGGAGGTGGACAGCCCCGTGGAGAAGCTGGAGGGGCTGGTGGCGTTCGACGTCAAGGACACCACGTACCTGGGGCGGCGCATGGGTGACGGCGCGGCGCGGCTGCGCTTCGTGGATGGCAAGGCGATGGTGCTGGAGCGCACCACCCTCACGGGGCCGCTGGGCCGCACCTGGGCGGAGGGCACCTTCGCGTTCGCGGGCGGGTTGGACTACCGCTTCGGCGGAGACGGCCTGTCGCTGGCCGAGGCGGTGGACCCGGAGCTCGCCGAGCGCATGGGCATTCAGGGCACGATGGTGATGGACGGCGTTGTGTCGGGCACCGCCGACGTGCCGGTGGTGGACGTCACGCTGCGCGCGCCGCGCGTCACCTTCGCCGAGCGGAACCTGGGCGCCATGGACCTCACCGGGCGCATGGTGGGGAAAAACTTCGAGGTGTGGGGTCACCCCTTCCGGGACGCCACCGGCCGCATCCGCATGAAGGTGCAGGAGAACTGGCCCTATGAAGCCCAGGGCTCGTTCTCGTTGCCAGAGATTCGCCCGCTGCTGCCGGACGCGCCGCTGTGGGCGGGCGTCAGCGGGGCCCTGTCGGGCACGGTGAGCGCCAAGGGCCTGCTTTTGGAGCCCGCGGGCTCGCAAGTGAATGCCACCGTGGAGCGGCTGGTCCTCTCCCGCGACGACCTGCGCGGGGAGAACGCGGGCCCCATCGTGCTGGCGTACGCGGCCGGGCGGACGGATGTGCAGCCCTTCCGCTTCACGGGGCAGCACGTGGACCTGTCGCTGGGCGGGTGGATGAGCCCGCGCGGCCTGAATGTGACGCTGCGGGGCGGGTTGGATTTGCGTCTGCTGGAGTCGTTGATGCCCGCCATGGTGGAGCGCTCCTCCGGGCGCATCACCGTGGACGCCGAGGCCTCCGGGACGCTGGAGAAGCCCTCCGTGGTCGGCTCCGCGGAGCTGTTCGACATGCGGTTGGCGTTGCGGGACTGGCCCGTCCAGGTGCGCAACATGGCCGGGCGCGTGGAGATGACGGGCCAGCGCGTGCTGGTGGAGCACCTGCAGGGCCAGCTCAACGAAGGCCGCGTGTCCGCGCGCGGCGACGTGCGGCTGGAGCGCTTCCTGCCGCAGCGGCTGGGGCTCACCATCCAACTGGACGAGGTGCCCTACCGGCTCACGGAGGACCTGCCCGCGACCTTCTCCGGCCTGCTCCAGGTGATTGGTCCGCCCAAGGGCTTCACCGTCACCGGTGGCATGGACATCGTGAAGATGCGCTACCAGAAGGCGCTGGACGTGGATGCGCTGCTGAAGACGATGCAGAAGCGCACCACCCACCTGGCGGCGGGCTCGTCCTCATCGTCCGGTGAGCCTCCGAAGCCCTGGGTCATCTGGGACGTGAACGTCCACTTCGGCGACGTCCGCGTGGACAACAACCTGGCGAAGGCCCGCCTGCTGGGGGACGTGCGACTGACGGGGACGGACTTGCGGCCGGGACTGCTGGGCCGGGTGGAGCTGGCCGAGGGCAGCCAGGCCTTCTTCCGGAACAACCCCTTCACCATCAGTCAGGGGCAGCTCGAGTTCCAGGACCCCACGCAAATCGACCCCATCTTCGAGGTCCAGGCCCAGACGCAGGTGCGCGAGTACGTGGTGAAGCTGCACGCCTTCGGCAAGCCGTCAGACCCGCAGATTCTCCTTTCCTCGGAGCCGGCGCTGGTGGAGGGCGACATCGTCTCGCTTCTCACCCTGGGTTTCACCTCGTCAGACCAGGATACCGCGGCTTCGGCGAGCGCCGGCCTGGCGGCCGAGGCCCTCTTCAACGTGTCGGGCCTGGACCGGCAGCTCCAGCGCTTCCTGCCCAGCAATCCGGTGTTGAGGGATTTGTCCCTGCAGATTTCGACCACCTACAACGACGCCACCCGGCAAGCGGAGCCCACCGCGCAACTGGAGTCGAAGTTCCTGAGCGAGCAGCTTAAAATCGGTATGACGCAACCCGTGAGCGGGCGCGGCACGCGGGCGCGGGCCGAGTACCGTTTCGATGACCGACTCTCCGCGCAGGCCCAGTGGGACAACGAGAACAACGAAGCCTCGTTTGGAAACCTCGGGCTCGAGCTGAAGCTGAGCTGGGAGGTCGAGTAG
- a CDS encoding ExeA family protein, whose product MTTYLDFFELTQEPFSNAPVSRFYYNSAQHSQALTRLMHAVSYMKGLSILVGDIGAGKTTLARRMLDSLPESEYEAALLVIIHSGITANWLLRRIALQLGVENPAQEKLALLSQLYQRLLQIYESGKKAVVLIDEAQMLETRELMEEFRGLLNLEVPERKLISFVFFGLPEIEKNLKLDPPLAQRVAMRYRLEPFTAESTEAYVKHRLRLAGCPRMPFSPEALLAVHQHSSGSPRVINTLCDNALFEAFLAREQTVSAELVHRIGKNLGLLGVNTPAGQAAERPSASASTLPRTASSKVDLAEIDRYLEGLGKL is encoded by the coding sequence ATGACTACGTACCTGGACTTCTTCGAGCTGACCCAGGAGCCCTTCTCCAACGCTCCCGTCAGCCGCTTCTATTACAACTCGGCGCAGCACTCGCAGGCGCTCACCCGGCTGATGCACGCGGTGAGCTACATGAAGGGCCTGTCCATCCTCGTCGGGGACATCGGCGCGGGGAAGACGACGCTGGCCCGCCGCATGCTCGACTCGCTTCCGGAGTCCGAGTACGAGGCCGCGCTGCTCGTCATCATTCACTCCGGCATCACCGCCAACTGGCTGCTACGCCGCATCGCGCTGCAGTTGGGTGTGGAGAATCCGGCGCAGGAGAAGCTGGCGCTGCTGTCGCAGCTCTATCAGCGGCTGCTCCAAATCTACGAGTCCGGCAAGAAGGCCGTCGTCCTCATCGACGAGGCGCAGATGCTGGAGACGCGCGAGTTGATGGAGGAGTTCCGGGGGCTGCTCAACCTGGAAGTGCCGGAGCGCAAGCTCATCTCCTTCGTCTTCTTCGGCCTGCCGGAAATCGAAAAGAACCTGAAGCTGGACCCACCGCTCGCGCAGCGCGTGGCCATGCGCTACCGGCTGGAGCCCTTCACCGCCGAGTCGACGGAGGCCTACGTCAAGCACCGCCTCCGGCTCGCGGGCTGCCCGCGCATGCCCTTCAGCCCGGAGGCGCTGCTGGCCGTGCACCAGCACTCGTCCGGCTCGCCCCGCGTCATCAACACGCTGTGCGACAACGCGCTCTTCGAGGCCTTCCTCGCGCGCGAGCAGACGGTGTCCGCGGAGTTGGTGCATCGCATCGGGAAGAACCTGGGCCTGCTCGGGGTGAACACGCCCGCCGGGCAAGCGGCCGAGCGGCCGAGCGCTTCGGCGTCGACGCTCCCCAGGACGGCGAGCAGCAAGGTGGACCTCGCGGAGATCGACCGCTACCTCGAAGGGCTGGGTAAGCTGTAG
- a CDS encoding tetratricopeptide repeat protein: MDKNKIIEAAAKLVAKGAYDKAIKEYQKVLEVDPKDIRVLQKMGELYQKKNDNPQAAHFFTKVAESYSSDGFFLKAVALYKQVLKLNPNLLEVNLKLAELHQQLGLMSEAMAYFQIVANHYDKAGDTKSSLDTLKKMVDLDPENVASKIKLAELYARENMTREAAQEFKRAAEYLKRNSRADDWLRVAERLSALEPDNLPLSKELATSYLQRGDQKRALAKLQVCFKADGRDVETLTLLAQAFQGLGQTSKTISVYKELAKIHQERGRVTEAEAVWTQIEVLDPEDPDLVARRAPEPAPAAPQPAAAPQPAPRPAPQPAAAAPAPAPVAPPAPAGMGREQLSKLLTETDVYVKYGLHDKALEHLRKVFSVEPENLDAHEKAYQIYVASGNMAQASEQLLNVLRLCTRTADVQRAQPYLATILQENPAHPEVPAFLSVLRTTGPVVAAPTVSVVESVGEDAILVDSSDDEILVAPPPEDALLHPPGDELALTTLPSSDSDEVIEEDSDSAVISEEALVGEAITSGEFEVYGTPDPEDLAAASVDETLVTDDDRLVLTDEPGLSVTDDEPLVASSDDDLAAAAAYSLDDESLVDDGAATSMEALSLGDQDEPQPTQMHAPTQALLDEASPDTLQVPTLDSLDVPTLDDEAPPPLDLEDVPTRVGAAPLTAADLDEDPFGTPALGDPMEFEEPTASHAIVAVDDESFVEDAPDLSADELSEPVAYEEPAVEPEPEPEPEVEAAADEEEPAAEECDEASFFLDQGLLEEAREILETVMIAFPGHARAAELMERLEAAEAGGGAEQEDAAAEPAQIPSVQPVTDGYEDAEETTGERDAFDLAAELAGEIDNLGDDAGASALPAEEDFQYSVEEVFSEFKKSLAKVVKPEDVDTHYDLGIAYKEMGLLDDALHEFDVARQGSAGGKRELDCITMMGMLQLLRGDASAAVEAFREGLGNPHATGEAAKALGFELAAAYEAQGDAGKALFHYQRVAAMDGKYRDVAGHVSRLAASVEPVEDPLPTPSGNGAKATSSPPAPAGAAAPTTPIPAAGASKARKVGYL; encoded by the coding sequence ATGGACAAGAACAAGATCATCGAAGCCGCCGCGAAGCTCGTCGCGAAGGGCGCCTACGACAAAGCCATCAAGGAGTACCAGAAGGTCCTGGAGGTCGACCCGAAGGACATCCGGGTCCTCCAGAAGATGGGGGAGCTGTACCAGAAGAAGAACGACAACCCGCAGGCCGCCCATTTCTTCACCAAGGTCGCGGAGAGCTACTCGTCGGACGGCTTCTTCCTCAAGGCCGTCGCGCTCTACAAGCAGGTCCTCAAGCTCAATCCGAACCTGCTGGAGGTGAACCTCAAGCTGGCGGAGCTTCACCAGCAGCTCGGGCTGATGTCCGAGGCGATGGCGTACTTCCAGATTGTCGCCAACCACTACGACAAGGCGGGCGACACGAAGTCGTCGCTCGATACCTTGAAGAAGATGGTGGATCTCGACCCGGAGAACGTGGCGTCGAAGATCAAGCTGGCGGAGCTGTATGCGCGCGAGAACATGACGCGCGAGGCGGCCCAGGAGTTCAAGCGCGCCGCCGAGTACCTCAAGCGCAACAGCCGCGCGGATGACTGGCTCCGCGTGGCCGAGCGGCTGTCCGCGCTGGAGCCGGACAACCTTCCGCTGTCGAAGGAGCTGGCCACGTCGTACCTGCAGCGCGGCGACCAGAAGCGCGCGCTGGCGAAGCTGCAGGTGTGTTTCAAGGCCGATGGCCGCGACGTGGAGACGCTCACGCTGCTGGCGCAGGCGTTCCAGGGCCTGGGCCAGACGTCGAAGACCATCTCCGTCTACAAGGAGCTGGCCAAGATTCATCAGGAGCGCGGCCGCGTCACCGAGGCCGAGGCTGTCTGGACGCAGATTGAAGTGCTGGACCCCGAGGACCCGGACCTGGTCGCGCGCCGCGCGCCCGAGCCCGCTCCGGCGGCACCCCAGCCCGCGGCGGCACCTCAGCCCGCCCCGCGCCCCGCGCCTCAGCCCGCGGCGGCAGCACCCGCGCCGGCGCCCGTGGCACCTCCCGCTCCGGCGGGGATGGGGCGCGAGCAGCTCTCCAAGCTGCTCACGGAGACGGACGTCTACGTCAAGTACGGGCTCCACGACAAAGCGCTGGAGCACCTACGCAAGGTCTTCTCCGTCGAGCCGGAGAACCTCGACGCCCACGAGAAGGCGTACCAAATCTACGTCGCGTCCGGGAACATGGCCCAGGCGTCGGAGCAGCTGCTGAACGTGCTCCGCCTGTGCACGCGCACGGCGGACGTGCAGCGCGCGCAGCCGTACCTGGCCACCATCCTCCAGGAGAATCCCGCCCATCCCGAGGTGCCCGCGTTCCTGTCCGTGCTGCGGACGACGGGGCCCGTGGTCGCCGCGCCGACGGTGTCCGTGGTGGAGTCGGTGGGCGAGGACGCCATCCTGGTGGACTCCAGCGACGACGAGATTCTCGTCGCGCCGCCGCCGGAAGACGCGCTCCTGCACCCGCCCGGTGACGAACTGGCGCTGACCACGCTGCCCTCGAGTGACTCCGACGAGGTCATCGAGGAGGACAGCGACTCCGCCGTCATCAGCGAAGAGGCGCTGGTGGGCGAGGCCATCACCTCGGGCGAGTTCGAGGTGTACGGCACGCCCGATCCAGAGGACCTGGCGGCGGCGTCGGTGGACGAGACGCTGGTGACGGACGACGACCGGCTGGTGCTGACCGACGAGCCGGGCCTCAGCGTCACCGACGACGAGCCGCTCGTCGCCTCCAGCGATGATGACCTGGCGGCAGCGGCGGCTTACTCGCTCGACGACGAGTCGCTGGTGGACGACGGCGCCGCCACGTCCATGGAGGCGCTGTCGCTCGGGGACCAGGACGAGCCGCAGCCCACGCAGATGCACGCGCCCACGCAGGCGCTGCTCGACGAGGCCTCGCCGGACACGCTCCAGGTTCCCACGCTGGACTCGCTGGATGTGCCTACGCTGGACGACGAGGCGCCTCCGCCGCTGGACCTGGAGGATGTGCCCACGCGCGTGGGCGCCGCGCCGTTGACGGCCGCTGACCTGGACGAGGACCCGTTCGGGACTCCGGCGCTGGGCGACCCGATGGAGTTCGAGGAGCCCACGGCCTCGCACGCCATCGTGGCGGTGGACGACGAGTCCTTCGTGGAAGACGCGCCGGACCTGTCCGCGGACGAGCTGTCCGAGCCGGTCGCCTACGAGGAGCCCGCGGTCGAGCCGGAACCCGAGCCCGAGCCGGAAGTCGAGGCCGCCGCCGATGAAGAGGAGCCCGCGGCGGAGGAGTGCGACGAGGCGTCGTTCTTCCTCGACCAGGGACTGCTGGAAGAGGCGCGCGAGATTCTCGAGACGGTGATGATTGCCTTCCCGGGCCACGCGCGCGCAGCCGAGCTGATGGAGCGGCTGGAGGCGGCGGAGGCGGGAGGCGGCGCGGAGCAGGAGGACGCGGCCGCGGAGCCGGCGCAGATTCCGAGCGTGCAGCCCGTCACGGACGGCTACGAGGACGCCGAGGAGACCACCGGCGAGCGCGACGCGTTCGACCTCGCGGCGGAGCTGGCCGGGGAGATCGACAACCTCGGCGACGACGCCGGGGCCTCGGCGCTGCCGGCGGAAGAGGACTTCCAGTACTCGGTGGAGGAGGTCTTCTCCGAGTTCAAGAAGAGCCTGGCCAAGGTGGTGAAGCCCGAGGACGTGGACACGCACTACGACCTGGGCATCGCGTACAAGGAAATGGGCCTGCTCGACGACGCGCTCCACGAGTTCGACGTGGCCCGCCAGGGGAGCGCGGGCGGCAAGCGCGAGCTGGACTGCATCACCATGATGGGCATGCTCCAGCTGCTGCGCGGCGACGCCTCCGCGGCCGTGGAGGCCTTCCGCGAGGGTTTGGGCAACCCCCACGCCACGGGCGAGGCGGCCAAGGCGCTCGGCTTCGAGCTGGCGGCGGCCTACGAGGCCCAGGGGGATGCGGGCAAGGCGCTCTTCCACTACCAGCGCGTGGCCGCGATGGACGGGAAGTACCGGGATGTCGCCGGGCACGTGTCCCGGCTTGCGGCTTCCGTGGAGCCGGTGGAGGATCCGCTTCCGACGCCTTCTGGCAATGGGGCCAAGGCCACCAGCAGTCCGCCCGCACCCGCGGGGGCCGCGGCGCCCACCACTCCGATACCAGCGGCTGGCGCGTCCAAGGCGCGCAAGGTCGGCTACCTGTAG